A single region of the Ciconia boyciana chromosome 13, ASM3463844v1, whole genome shotgun sequence genome encodes:
- the C13H16orf96 gene encoding uncharacterized protein C16orf96 homolog encodes MRHLQDGGEKVPGCLGLGGGCPRGLDFGREVLGQVGQLQEQCTRLQEAAERLWGDTKDTQKTDKAALETKASQEELQHAMVQLSEMMQDLLQRMSLMDQDRQKALEKLLSEMDSKLDCAALTPLQAQLEQVWRLTQQCLCQGPCCGANRAAGFKRQLFDPVKCISCDRPLAMAPAPHLVTIQKASQHLRPHPASASSPNCLARQLPGRESEGSGRASRGGPTSPAGPLPTSSSLITICPCGDPTDFTCKNREVDILGINGVVYKGRLSSLAANRTITVGKDLPATKTRQPCSQHTAEMQPPELVCPAHPKATKTHQPCSQHTAEMRRAPKCCHADEDGLLGGPVAGCHGWQQDSKCASF; translated from the exons ATGAGGCACCTGCAAGACGGAGGAGAGAAGGTGCCCGGCTGCCTGGGCCTCGGGGGGGGCTGCCCGAGG GGGCTGGATTTTGGCAGGGAGGTGCTGGGCCAGgtggggcagctgcaggagcagtgcACGAGGCTGCAGGAAGCTGCGGAGCGGCTGTGGGGTGACACCAAGGACACCCAG aaaacagacaagGCTGCACTGGAAACCAAAGCaagccaggaggagctgcaaCATGCCATGGTCCAGCTGAGTGAGATGATGCAGGACCTGCTGCAGAGGATGTCCCTGATGGACCAGGACAGGCAGAAAGCCCTGGAGAAGCTCCTCAGCGAGATGGACTCCAAG ctggaCTGTGCAGCGCTGACTCctctgcaggcacagctggagcaggtgTGGAGGCTCACCCAGCAGTGCCTCTGCCAGGGACCCTGCTGCGGTGCCAACCGTGCTGCCGGCTTCAAGAG gcagctctttGATCCAGTGAAGTGCATCTCCTGTGACAGACCCCTGGCCATGGCCCCGGCGCC GCACTTGGTGACCATCCAAAAGGCCAGCCAGCACCTCCGGCCCCATCCAGCCAGCGCCAGCAGCCCCAACTGCCTGGCACGGCAGCTGCCAGGGAG ggagAGCGAAGGGAGCGGCAGGGCCAGCCGGGGGGGCCCCACGAGTCCTGCCGGGCCACTGCCCACCTCCAGTTCCCTCATCACCATCTGTCCCTGCGGAGACCCTACAGACTTCACCTGCAAGAAC AGAGAAGTGGATATTTTGGGCATCAACGGGGTTGTCTACAAGGGCAGGCTGAGCTCGCTGGCTGCCAACAGGACCATCACCGTGGGCAAGGACTTGCCAG CAACGAAGACccgccagccctgctcccagcataCCGCGGAGATGCAGCCACCTGAACTGGTGTGTCCTGCTCATCCCAAAGCAACGAAGAcccaccagccctgctcccagcataCCGCAGAGATGCGCCGTGCCCCCAA GTGCTGCCATGCGGACGAAGACGGGCTCCTCGGGGGGCCGGTGGCAGGCTGCCATGGGTGGCAGCAGGACAGCAAGT GTGCCTCC